The following coding sequences lie in one Vanacampus margaritifer isolate UIUO_Vmar chromosome 16, RoL_Vmar_1.0, whole genome shotgun sequence genomic window:
- the nf2b gene encoding NF2, moesin-ezrin-radixin like (MERLIN) tumor suppressor b — protein MSILGLKKKQPKTFKVKVTTMDAEMEFSCEVKWKGKDLFDLVCRTVGLRETWFFGLRYTVKDTYAWLKPDKRVLDQEVPKDSPITFHFLAKFFPEKVEEELVQEITQHLFFLQVKKQILDEEIFCSPEASVLLASYAVQAKYGDYDPNFHKPGFLAQDELLPKTVLMQYQMTADMWEEKITAWYAEHRGIARDEAEMEYLKIAQDLEMYGVSYFDITQNKRDTDLLLGVDAQGLHIYSPNSKLIPNKSFPWSGIRNISYSEKEFTIKPLDKKKDVFKFYSSQLRVNKLILQLCIGNHDLFMRRRKVDSIEVQQMKAQAKEEKARKKMERQILAREKQMREEAERAKEEMERRLFQLQDEARLANDALLRSEETADLLAEKAQIAEEEAKLLAHKAAEAEQERQRLEVNAMKTKEEKRLMEQKMREAEQLAVKLVEQSERRLKEADHLKQDLSEAKDAERRAKQKLLEITKTTYPLIAAYSAPPPPAVPAPASAPAAPPEADSPYGAASSRLDFKDSDMKRLSMEIERERLEYMEKSKHLQDQLKELKSEIESLKLEEQQQQQHLHHPHLPPHQAAAMYPLHDARAYIPEPLYIPHANRNAAYMSQMAFLEEV, from the exons ATGTCCATTTTAGgcttaaaaaagaaacaaccgAAGACCTTCAAAGTCAAAGTTACCACAATGGATGCCGAGATGGAGTTCAGTTGTGAG GTGAAGTGGAAAGGCAAAGACTTGTTTGACCTGGTCTGTCGCACGGTGGGCTTGAGGGAGACCTGGTTCTTTGGCCTGCGCTACACTGTCAAAGACACGTACGCGTGGCTCAAGCCTGACAAACGA GTGCTGGATCAGGAGGTTCCTAAAGACTCGCCCATCACATTTCACTTCCTGGCCAAATTCTTCCCAGAGAAAGTTGAAGAAGAACTCGTCCAAGAAATCACACAAcacctcttcttcttacag GTGAAAAAACAGATCTTGGATGAAGAGATTTTCTGCTCTCCAGAAGCTTCTGTTCTTCTGGCCTCGTACGCCGTCCAAGCCAAA TACGGCGACTACGACCCCAACTTCCACAAGCCTGGCTTCCTGGCGCAGGATGAACTTCTGCCCAAAACA GTGCTGATGCAGTACCAGATGACAGCAGACATGTGGGAAGAGAAGATCACAGCCTGGTACGCCGAGCACCGCGGCATCGCCAG GGATGAAGCTGAGATGGAATACCTGAAGATCGCTCAGGACCTGGAGATGTACGGCGTCAGCTACTTTGACATCACC CAAAACAAGCGCGACACGGACTTGCTGCTGGGCGTGGATGCGCAGGGTCTTCACATCTACAGCCCCAACAGCAAGCTCATCCCCAACAAGTCCTTCCCCTGGAGCGGCATTCGCAACATCTCCTATAGCGAGAAAGAG TTCACCATCAAGCCTCTGGACAAGAAGAAAGACGTCTTCAAGTTCTACTCGTCTCAGCTGCGCGTCAACAAGCTG ATCCTGCAACTGTGCATCGGCAACCACGACCTTTTCATGCGGAGAAGGAAGGTCGACTCCATCGAGGTGCAGCAGATGAAAGCGCAGGCCAAGGAGGAGAAGGCCCGCAAGAAG ATGGAGCGGCAGATCCTGGCGCGAGAGAAGCAGATGCGGGAGGAGGCGGAGCGAGCCAAGGAGGAGATGGAACGAAGGCTTTTCCAACTGCAGGATGAGGCGCGCCTGGCCAATGACGCGCTG CTGCGCTCGGAGGAGACGGCCGACCTGCTGGCGGAGAAAGCTCAGATCGCCGAGGAGGAGGCCAAGCTGCTGGCTCACAAGGCGGCAGAGGCCGAGCAGGAGCGCCAGAGGTTAGAGGTCAACGCCAtgaagaccaaagaggaaaaGAGGCTGATGGAGCAGAAGATGAGGGAGGCTGAGCAGCTGGCCGTCAAGCTGGTGGAGCAGTCGGAAAGAAG ACTGAAGGAGGCTGACCACCTGAAGCAGGACCTTAGCGAGGCCAAGGATGCCGAGAGGAGGGCCAAGCAGAAACTGCTGGAGATCACCAAGACCACCTACCCG CTGATAGCGGCGTATTCGGCTCCTCCCCCCCCTGCCGTTCCCGCGCCCGCCTCGGCACCCGCCGCACCTCCGGAAGCCGACTCGCCCTACGGAGCCGCGTCGTCGCGTCTGGACTTCAAAGACTCGGACATGAAGAGGCTCTCCATGGAGATCGAGCGCGAGAG gCTGGAGTACATGGAGAAGAGCAAACATCTTCAGGACCAGTTGAAGGAGCTCAAGTCTGAGATTGAGTCTCTGAAGCtggaggagcagcagcagcagcagcatcttcatcatcctcaccTTCCTCCTCATCAGGCGGCCGCCATGTACCCGCTGCACGACGCCAGGGCTTACATCCCGGAACCGCTTTACATTCCTCACGCCAAT agaAACGCGGCCTACATGTCCCAGATGGCCTTCCTGGAGGAGGTTTGA
- the LOC144035880 gene encoding methyltransferase-like protein 27 has protein sequence MSAAYTRTFEMAKDTMRILRNNLPMADKIDFYNRWAKTYEQDLALLDYRAPSLVAGQVSAHFSGERRAAAVLDVACGTGLAAKMMKREGFERFVGVDCSKGMLQHARQSGLYQDIKMAVVGDQPLPVPSGDFDVVIISGALSVNHIPVKVIRELCQAAKQGGLICVTTRGNRDNAGYKAALEGEMKQMEEEGLWRRVEVTDVSEFQREVSDDEDGYTPGCVYLFQRL, from the exons ATGTCGGCGGCGTACACTCGCACCTTTGAAATGGCCAAAGACACTATGCGCATTCTGCGCAACAACCTCCCGATGGCGGACAAGATCGACTTCTACAACAGATGGGCCAAAACCTACGAGCAG GATCTTGCACTTCTTGACTACCGTGCGCCCAGTTTAGTGGCGGGCCAAGTCTCCGCCCACTTCAGCGGCGAGCGCCGAGCAGCGGCAGTGTTGGACGTGGCCTGTGGCACGGGCCTGGCGGCCAAGATG ATGAAACGGGAAGGATTCGAGCGCTTCGTGGGTGTTGACTGCAGCAAGGGGATGCTGCAACATGCCCGACAAAGCGGCTTATATCAGGACATTAAAATGGCTGTGGTGGGAGACCAGCCGCTTCCTGTCCCGTCAG GTGACTTTGATGTAGTGATAATTAGTGGCGCTCTGAGCGTAAATCACATTCCAGTGAAGGTGATCCGGGAGCTGTGCCAGGCCGCCAAGCAGG GAGGCCTCATCTGCGTGACCACCCGGGGTAACCGTGACAACGCCGGCTACAAGGCGGCCTTGGAGGGCGAGATGAAGCAAATGGAGGAGGAGGGACTGTGGCGTCGCGTGGAAGTCACCGACGTGAGCGAGTTCCAGCGAGAGGTGTCTGACGACGAGGATGGTTACACCCCTGGTTGCGTGTATCTCTTTCAAAGGCTCTAA
- the LOC144035961 gene encoding methyltransferase-like protein 27 isoform X1, whose product MLSENPRTFETVKDVILSVHKASSAEDPHQIHFYNRWAQTYEQDVALLDYSAPSQAAARISAHFSGERQAAKVLDVACGTGMAAKMMKREGFERFVGVDSSEGMLNHARQSDMYQELKMAILGDQPLPVPLADFDIVIITGGLSESHIPAKVIRELCQAVKQGGLICMTTRANRDNVGYKAALEAEMKQMEEEGLWQRVEVTDVSEWERGVTDFDKGYIPGCVYIFQRL is encoded by the exons ATGCTCTCCGAGAACCCGCGCACGTTTGAAACGGTCAAAGACGTCATACTGTCCGTGCACAAAGCCAGCTCCGCGGAGGACCCTCACCAGATCCACTTCTACAACAGATGGGCCCAAACCTACGAGCAG GATGTTGCACTTCTTGATTACAGCGCACCTAGTCAGGCAGCGGCCCGAATCTCCGCCCACTTCAGTGGCGAGCGCCAAGCAGCGAAGGTGTTGGACGTGGCCTGTGGCACGGGCATGGCGGCCAAGATG ATGAAGCGGGAGGGATTCGAGCGCTTTGTGGGTGTCGACAGCAGCGAGGGGATGCTGAATCATGCCCGACAGAGCGACATGTACCAGGAACTCAAGATGGCCATCCTGGGAGACCAGCCGCTTCCTGTCCCGCTAG CTGACTTTGATATAGTGATAATTACTGGCGGTCTGAGCGAAAGTCACATTCCAGCGAAGGTGATCCGGGAGCTGTGCCAGGCCGTCAAGCAGG GAGGCCTCATCTGCATGACCACTCGGGCTAACCGTGACAACGTCGGCTACAAGGCGGCCTTGGAGGCCGAGATGAAgcagatggaggaggagggacTGTGGCAGCGTGTGGAAGTCACCGACGTGAGCGAGTGGGAGCGAGGGGTGACCGACTTCGATAAGGGATACATCCCTGGATGTGTTTATATCTTTCAAAGGCTCTAA
- the LOC144035961 gene encoding methyltransferase-like protein 27 isoform X2 yields the protein MSVVACTAVCPHRQDVALLDYSAPSQAAARISAHFSGERQAAKVLDVACGTGMAAKMMKREGFERFVGVDSSEGMLNHARQSDMYQELKMAILGDQPLPVPLADFDIVIITGGLSESHIPAKVIRELCQAVKQGGLICMTTRANRDNVGYKAALEAEMKQMEEEGLWQRVEVTDVSEWERGVTDFDKGYIPGCVYIFQRL from the exons atgagtgTGGTTGCGTGCACTGCTGTGTGCCCACATCGACAG GATGTTGCACTTCTTGATTACAGCGCACCTAGTCAGGCAGCGGCCCGAATCTCCGCCCACTTCAGTGGCGAGCGCCAAGCAGCGAAGGTGTTGGACGTGGCCTGTGGCACGGGCATGGCGGCCAAGATG ATGAAGCGGGAGGGATTCGAGCGCTTTGTGGGTGTCGACAGCAGCGAGGGGATGCTGAATCATGCCCGACAGAGCGACATGTACCAGGAACTCAAGATGGCCATCCTGGGAGACCAGCCGCTTCCTGTCCCGCTAG CTGACTTTGATATAGTGATAATTACTGGCGGTCTGAGCGAAAGTCACATTCCAGCGAAGGTGATCCGGGAGCTGTGCCAGGCCGTCAAGCAGG GAGGCCTCATCTGCATGACCACTCGGGCTAACCGTGACAACGTCGGCTACAAGGCGGCCTTGGAGGCCGAGATGAAgcagatggaggaggagggacTGTGGCAGCGTGTGGAAGTCACCGACGTGAGCGAGTGGGAGCGAGGGGTGACCGACTTCGATAAGGGATACATCCCTGGATGTGTTTATATCTTTCAAAGGCTCTAA
- the LOC144035960 gene encoding claudin-4-like, with product MASTGTQLLGSGLCLLGWAGVIISCLLPMWRVTAFVGSTIVTSQTIWEGIWMTCVVQSTGQIQCKPYESMLALSADLQAARALTVLAAVAGAVGLVLAFVGGKCTRFLDREASGSKGRVAVAAGAVLILAGLLCLIPTSWVAGAVVRKFYSASIDAQRREIGASLYIGWGASLLLILGGGLFISSACPLKRHSADKSPAVRYLMVRSSTGSLRRVPATRPMGTIFSGPPSYRPASTKSEPPGGNPWGYAGQNSERSLAPSTKSQLKRMDSAPSEQTDAPSAESQLEPDKQDHKKALDPDGSQHEDASSNPSKTYL from the coding sequence ATGGCGTCGACGGGCACGCAGCTGCTGGGAAGCGGCCTGTGCCTGCTGGGCTGGGCGGGCGTGATCATCAGCTGCCTCCTGCCCATGTGGCGGGTGACGGCGTTTGTGGGCAGCACCATCGTCACGTCGCAGACCATCTGGGAGGGCATCTGGATGACCTGCGTGGTCCAGAGCACGGGCCAGATTCAGTGCAAGCCCTACGAGTCCATGTTGGCGCTGAGCGCGGACCTGCAAGCGGCCCGTGCACTCACTGTGCTGGCGGCGGTGGCCGGCGCTGTGGGTCTAGTCCTGGCCTTCGTCGGAGGCAAGTGCACCCGCTTCCTGGACCGGGAGGCGTCCGGGTCCAAAGGCAGGGTGGCGGTGGCAGCGGGGGCGGTTCTCATACTGGCGGGATTGCTGTGTTTGATTCCCACCTCGTGGGTGGCCGGCGCAGTGGTGCGTAAGTTCTACAGCGCCTCCATCGACGCTCAGCGGCGTGAGATAGGCGCCTCCCTCTACATTGGCTGGGGGGCGTCCCTCCTGCTCATCCTGGGAGGGGGGCTGTTCATCAGCTCGGCGTGCCCCCTCAAAAGGCACAGCGCCGACAAGAGCCCAGCCGTTCGATACCTGATGGTCCGCTCGTCCACCGGATCCCTCCGTAGGGTCCCGGCCACGAGGCCCATGGGGACGATTTTCAGCGGACCTCCCAGCTACCGGCCGGCGTCCACCAAGTCCGAGCCCCCTGGCGGAAACCCCTGGGGGTATGCTGGACAGAACTCCGAGAGGTCCTTGGCACCGTCCACTAAGTCTCAGCTGAAGCGAATGGACTCGGCACCCTCAGAACAAACTGACGCACCATCTGCCGAGTCTCAGCTGGAACCAGACAAGCAGGACCACAAAAAGGCCTTGGACCCTGACGGGAGCCAACATGAAGATGCATCCTCCAACCCTTCAAAGACTTACCTTTGA
- the LOC144035962 gene encoding claudin-like protein ZF-A89: MRTQLVGVLLGLLGLLGTGLICGLPAWKVTAFVGSNIVTAQVFWEGLWMNCVIQSTGQAQCKAYDSVLALPRDLQASRALVCVSLGVGVLAVGLSVVGARCTTFLRHDWPVKNNVGLSAGVAFVVAGVLCLIPVSLSANSIITGFFDPLPSEERRGELGASIYVGWASGALLVIGGVLVCSIYRC; encoded by the exons ATGCGGACGCAGCTGGTGGGTGTGCTGTTGGGCCTTCTGGGTCTGCTGGGCACGGGCCTGATCTGCGGGCTGCCCGCCTGGAAGGTGACGGCCTTCGTGGGCTCCAACATCGTGACGGCGCAAGTCTTCTGGGAAGGCCTGTGGATGAACTGCGTCATCCAGAGCACTGGGCAGGCCCAGTGCAAGGCCTATGACTCGGTTTTGGCTCTGCCTCGCGACCTGCAGGCCTCCCGGGCGCTG GTGTGCGTGTCGTTGGGGGTGGGCGTGCTGGCGGTGGGCCTGAGCGTGGTGGGCGCCCGCTGCACGACCTTCCTGCGTCACGATTGGCCCGTCAAGAACAACGTGGGCCTGTCGGCGGGCGTGGCCTTCGTGGTGGCCGGCGTCCTGTGCCTGATTCCCGTCAGCTTGTCAGCCAACTCCATCATCACGGGCTTCTTTGACCCGTTGCCCTCCGAGGAGCGGCGAGGAGAGCTGGGCGCCTCCATCTACGTGGGCTGGGCCTCGGGGGCGCTGCTCGTCATCGGCGGGGTGCTCGTCTGCTCCATCTACAGGTGTTGA
- the cldnd gene encoding claudin-like protein ZF-A89 gives MTSAGMQLFGAFLAALGLAGSIVTCALPMWKVSAFIGNNIVTAQVFWEGLWMNCVKQSTGQMQCKVYDSMLALPRDLQAARALVVIAVLVALLGLLLAGAGGKCTNCLEERAAKARVVVVAGAACVVAGILLLIPVSWSAHVVIRDFYNPLLGDAQRRELGAALFVGWGAAGLLLIGGALLCCQCAGARDGKYSVKYSAPRSAASGGAYV, from the coding sequence ATGACGTCAGCGGGCATGCAGCTGTTTGGCGCGTTCCTGGCGGCGTTGGGCTTGGCGGGCTCCATCGTCACCTGCGCGCTGCCCATGTGGAAGGTGTCGGCGTTCATCGGCAACAACATCGTGACGGCGCAGGTGTTCTGGGAGGGCCTGTGGATGAACTGCGTGAAGCAGAGCACGGGCCAGATGCAGTGCAAGGTGTACGACTCCATGCTGGCGCTGCCCCGCGACCTGCAGGCGGCGCGCGCCCTGGTGGTCATCGCCGTCCTGGTGGCGCTGCTGGGCCTGCTGCTGGCCGGCGCCGGCGGCAAGTGCACCAACTGTCTGGAGGAGCGGGCGGCCAAGGCCCgcgtggtggtggtggcgggGGCCGCGTGCGTGGTGGCCGGAATCCTGCTGCTCATCCCCGTGTCGTGGTCGGCTCACGTGGTCATTCGGGACTTCTACAACCCACTGCTGGGCGACGCGCAGAGGCGGGAGCTGGGCGCGGCACTCTTCGTGGGCTGGGGGGCGGCCGGCCTGCTGCTGATCGGAGGAGCGCTGCTGTGCTGCCAGTGCGCCGGGGCCCGCGATGGCAAATACTCTGTGAAATATTCTGCTCCACGATCGGCCGCCAGTGGGGGAGCTTACGTGtga
- the LOC144035778 gene encoding claudin-4-like yields MASLGLQVLGIGLAALGWTGSILACVLPMWKVSAFVGNNIVVAQAIWEGLWMTCVVQSTGQMQCKVYDSLLALPPDLQAARATAVIAILLALLGLLLSTVGGKCTTCVDDRGAKARVAAAAGAFLALSGVLCLVTASLPAHAVIRDFYNPAVPDAQRRELGACLYVGWGASGLLLTGGALLGCRCSPTPPSSGGERYAASKFSAPKAGSPAKEFV; encoded by the coding sequence ATGGCGTCTCTGGGCTTGCAGGTTCTGGGCATTGGATTGGCGGCGCTGGGCTGGACGGGCAGCATCCTGGCGTGCGTGCTGCCCATGTGGAAGGTGTCGGCCTTCGTGGGCAACAACATCGTGGTGGCGCAGGCCATCTGGGAGGGCCTTTGGATGACGTGCGTGGTGCAGAGCACGGGCCAGATGCAGTGCAAGGTGTACGACTCGTTGTTAGCGCTCCCGCCCGACCTGCAGGCGGCGCGCGCCACGGCGGTCATCGCCATCTTGCTGGCGCTGCTGGGCCTGCTGCTGTCGACGGTGGGCGGCAAGTGCACCACCTGCGTGGACGACCGGGGAGCCAAGGCccgggtggcggcggcggccggcgcCTTCTTGGCACTGAGCGGCGTATTGTGCCTGGTGACTGCCTCGCTACCCGCCCACGCCGTCATCCGCGACTTCTACAACCCGGCTGTGCCCGACGCCCAGAGGAGGGAGCTGGGGGCTTGCCTCTACGTGGGATGGGGGGCTTCGGGGCTGCTGCTGACGGGGGGCGCCCTCCTGGGATGCCGGTGCTCGCCCACGCCACCGTCATCGGGCGGCGAGCGATACGCCGCCTCCAAATTCTCGGCTCCCAAAGCTGGAAGTCCCGCCAAGGAGTTTGTGTGA
- the LOC144035779 gene encoding claudin-4-like: MVSAGFQILGSALGLIGWIGAIVVCALPMWRVTAFIGSNIVTSQTIWEGIWMSCVVQSTGQMQCKVYDSMLALSSDLQAARALVVIAIVVGILAVLLALAGGKCTNCVEDPAAKAKVGVAAGAVFIAAGVLLLIPVCWTAHSVVRDFYNPLVVSAQKRELGAALYIGWGAAALMIVGGGMLCCNCPPKDEGSYTARYKAARSDVSAPASGKDYV; this comes from the coding sequence ATGGTGTCCGCGGGGTTCCAAATCCTGGGCTCAGCCCTGGGCCTGATCGGCTGGATCGGCGCCATCGTGGTGTGCGCGCTTCCCATGTGGCGCGTGACGGCCTTCATCGGCAGCAACATTGTGACGTCGCAGACGATATGGGAGGGCATCTGGATGAGCTGCGTGGTGCAGAGCACGGGCCAGATGCAGTGCAAGGTCTACGACTCCATGTTGGCGCTCAGCTCCGACCTGCAGGCGGCGCGCGCCCTGGTGGTCATCGCCATCGTGGTGGGCATCCTGGCCGTCCTGCTGGCGCTGGCCGGCGGCAAGTGCACTAACTGCGTGGAGGACCCGGCGGCCAAGGCTAAGGTGGGCGTGGCGGCCGGGGCGGTCTTCATCGCGGCCGGCGTGCTGCTGCTGATTCCCGTGTGCTGGACCGCACACAGCGTGGTGCGAGATTTTTACAACCCGCTGGTGGTCAGCGCCCAGAAGCGGGAGCTGGGCGCCGCCCTCTACATTGGCTGGGGGGCGGCCGCCCTCATGATCGTGGGTGGCGGCATGCTGTGCTGCAACTGCCCCCCCAAGGATGAGGGTTCGTACACGGCACGATACAAGGCGGCGCGCTCCGACGTCTCGGCGCCCGCATCTGGCAAGGACTACGTCTAG
- the LOC144036651 gene encoding claudin-4-like: MASFGLELAGVSVAVLGWVLSVVSCALPMWRVSAFIGANIVTAQVYWEGLWMSCVFQSTGQMQCKVYDSMLALPPDLQAARALTVVSIIIGVLALLISLVGAKCTNCIEDEGVKARVTITSGAAFITAALAQLVPVSWSANTIVVEFYSPVVLSGQKMEIGAALYLGWAAALLLLVGGAILCCSCPPREEKASRYSVHPLSRVAYSAAPARSVAQSSYNRKDYV; this comes from the coding sequence ATGGCGTCTTTTGGACTGGAGCTGGCGGGCGTGTCGGTGGCGGTGTTGGGTTGGGTCCTGAGCGTGGTGAGCTGCGCGCTGCCCATGTGGCGGGTGTCGGCCTTCATCGGCGCCAACATCGTGACGGCGCAGGTGTACTGGgaaggtctgtggatgagctGCGTGTTCCAGAGCACGGGCCAGATGCAGTGCAAGGTGTACGACTCCATGCTGGCGCTGCCCCCGGACCTGCAGGCGGCGCGCGCCCTCACCGTGGTCTCCATCATCATTGGCGTTCTGGCCTTGCTCATCTCCTTGGTGGGCGCCAAGTGCACCAACTGCATCGAGGACGAGGGCGTCAAAGCCCGGGTGACCATCACGTCCGGCGCCGCCTTCATCACGGCGGCGCTGGCTCAGCTGGTGCCCGTGTCCTGGTCGGCCAACACCATCGTGGTGGAGTTCTACAGCCCCGTGGTCCTGTCGGGACAGAAGATGGAGATCGGGGCGGCGCTCTACCTGGGCTGGGCCGCCGCGTTGCTGCTGCTCGTGGGCGGGGCCATCCTGTGCTGCAGCTGCCCCCCTCGCGAGGAGAAGGCCAGCAGGTACAGCGTGCACCCCCTCAGCCGCGTGGCCTACTCGGCCGCCCCCGCCAGGTCCGTTGCCCAGAGTTCCTACAACAGGAAGGACTACGTGTGA
- the LOC144036652 gene encoding claudin-3-like, which yields MSMGMELLGICLGALGFLMSIVTCALPMWKVSAFVGANIITAQTIWEGLWMNCVTQSTGQMQCKVYDSMLALPQNLQAARAMMIVAILLGVLAVLVSMVGAKCTNCIEDEGAKAKVMIMAGVMFVLAGLLVLIPACWTAHVVVRNFYNPVLISAQQRELGAALYIGWGAAALLLIGGAILCSSCPPKEQRYKPPRMAYSAPASNNTAYNRKDYV from the coding sequence ATGTCGATGGGCATGGAGCTGCTGGGCATCTGCCTGGGCGCGTTGGGCTTCCTGATGTCCATCGTGACGTGCGCGCTGCCCATGTGGAAGGTGTCGGCCTTCGTGGGCGCCAACATCATCACGGCGCAGACCATCTGGGAGGGCCTGTGGATGAACTGCGTGACGCAAAGCACGGGCCAGATGCAGTGCAAGGTGTACGACTCCATGCTGGCGCTGCCGCAGAACTTGCAGGCGGCGCGCGCCATGATGATCGTGGCCATCCTGCTGGGCGTTCTGGCGGTGCTGGTGTCCATGGTGGGCGCCAAGTGCACCAACTGCATCGAGGACGAGGGCGCCAAGGCCAAGGTGATGATCATGGCGGGCGTCATGTTCGTCCTGGCCGGCCTGCTGGTCCTCATCCCGGCCTGCTGGACCGCCCACGTGGTGGTGCGCAACTTCTACAATCCGGTCCTGATTAGCGCGCAGCAGCGGGAGCTGGGCGCCGCGCTCTACATCGGCTGGGGGGCCGCCGCCCTGCTCCTGATTGGCGGCGCCATCTTGTGCAGCAGCTGCCCGCCCAAAGAGCAACGCTACAAGCCCCCCAGGATGGCCTACTCGGCGCCGGCCAGCAACAACACCGCGTACAACCGCAAGGACTATGTGTGA
- the abhd11 gene encoding sn-1-specific diacylglycerol lipase ABHD11, with protein MTALCRLVHRTQWSLLLLPSGRRTSCRVPAGRRDASSASTSTVNLTYDVFDGKGESGPPLVFLHGLFGSKSNFHSIAKSLVQRTGRKVLTVDARNHGNSPHHPQLTYEAMTGDLSHLLAQLRIDKCVLIGHSMGGKTAMTAALTQPALVERLVVVDVSPARSKTRTDFGLYIGAMRDVDISGDLPRSTARRMAEDQLRRRVKEHSVRQFLLSNLEERNGRYAWRLNLDAISAHLDDIIGFPAFHSIYSGPTLFLGGATSAYISSEDYPEIERLFPCADIQYIPDAGHWIHADKPLDFISSVASFLQS; from the exons ATGACCGCCCTGTGTCGCCTGGTCCACAGGACTCAATGGTCGCTTCTTCTGCTTCCGAGTGGACGCCGGACGTCGTGTCGAGTGCCGGCCGGCCGGAGGGACGCCAGCTCGGCCAGCACCAG CACGGTCAACCTAACGTACGACGTGTTTGACGGCAAGGGCGAGAGCGGCCCGCCGCTTGTCTTCCTGCACGGATTGTTTGGGAGCAAATCCAACTTTCATTCCATCGCCAAGTCGCTGGTGCAACGGACGGGTCGAAAG GTGCTGACGGTTGATGCCCGTAACCACGGCAACAGCCCCCACCATCCCCAGCTGACTTACGAGGCCATGACCGGCGATCTGTCGCACCTTCTGGCTCAGCTGCGCATCGACAAGTGCGTCCTGATCGGACACAGCATGGGCGGGAAGACGGCCATGACCGCCGCCCTCACGCAG CCGGCGTTGGTTGAGCGGCTGGTGGTGGTGGACGTCAGCCCGGCCCGGAGCAAGACGAGAACCGACTTCGGCTTGTACATCGGCGCCATGCGAGACGTGGACATCTCCGGCGATCTGCCGCGCTCCACCGCCAGGCGCATGGCCGAGGACCAGCTGCGACGCAGGGTCAAG GAACACTCGGTGCGTCAGTTCCTGCTTAGCAACCTGGAGGAGCGCAACGGCCGCTACGCCTGGAGGCTCAACCTGGACGCCATCTCGGCTCATCTGGATGACATCATAGGCTTTCCCGCCTTTCACTCCATCTACAGCGGCCCCACCCTCTTCCTGGGCGGAGCCACTTCTGCCTACATCAG CTCCGAAGACTACCCGGAAATTGAGCGTCTGTTCCCGTGCGCCGACATCCAGTACATTCCTGACGCCGGCCACTGGATCCACGCCGACAAACCTTTGGACTTCATCAGCTCCGTCGCCTCCTTCCTGCAGTCCTAG